A stretch of Haloprofundus halophilus DNA encodes these proteins:
- a CDS encoding cation:proton antiporter regulatory subunit, which translates to MTVYESDLPGVGKKFEVELNDESQLVIVIHNTGKRELFLRESPDADSDKLFELSDRLARQVGTIMEGAYFQPIRTETIDTVLSDETLIEWVKLTADSPLTGKTLAESQVRQRIGVSVVAVQRGDETISNPGAEFAVEEGDTLVVIGGKDACREFQEYATAGSPDDE; encoded by the coding sequence ATGACCGTCTACGAGAGCGACCTTCCGGGCGTCGGCAAGAAGTTCGAGGTGGAGCTGAACGACGAGAGTCAGCTCGTCATCGTCATCCACAACACCGGTAAACGCGAGCTGTTTCTCCGCGAGTCCCCGGATGCGGACTCCGACAAGCTGTTCGAGCTCTCCGACCGCTTGGCCCGACAGGTCGGCACCATCATGGAAGGGGCGTACTTCCAGCCGATTCGCACCGAGACCATCGACACGGTGCTGTCGGACGAGACGCTCATCGAGTGGGTGAAACTCACCGCCGACTCGCCGCTCACCGGCAAGACGCTCGCGGAGTCGCAGGTCCGCCAGCGAATCGGCGTCTCCGTCGTCGCCGTCCAGCGAGGCGACGAGACCATCTCGAACCCCGGCGCGGAGTTCGCGGTCGAGGAGGGCGACACCCTCGTCGTCATCGGGGGGAAGGACGCCTGTCGGGAGTTCCAGGAGTACGCGACTGCCGGGTCGCCGGACGACGAATGA
- a CDS encoding cation:proton antiporter, giving the protein MAAMELWQVGGLFVGIAVAGAVATRVGLSVIPLYVVVGMLVGPNVLGRYAPEFAIPSGDIVTILAEIGIVLLLFFLGLEFSLDRLMEARRRITGAGLLDLAINFPVGVGLGLLFGWNLLESVLLGGVVYISSSAVITKSLIDLGWIANRESEPMLGTLVFEDLFIAVYLAVVAALVGGSGGLETAAVDVAVAVAFLGVLLAGVWFGGPLFERVFDADSSELFVLRVLAMAVFVAGVALAIGVSEAVAAFFVGMGFSSTDHVERIERLLTPVRDIFAAVFFFYIGLGTDPLLVATTVGLLAVAVVATTPTKVVSGFYSGRIYGLDDRRSLRVGLGMVTRGEFSLIIATVAATGSGPVMTQVIPAFAVGYVLVMSILGTVLMQYSGVLEGVLARRSEAAG; this is encoded by the coding sequence ATGGCGGCGATGGAACTGTGGCAGGTCGGCGGGCTGTTCGTCGGCATCGCGGTGGCGGGCGCAGTAGCCACCCGCGTCGGCCTCTCGGTGATTCCGCTGTACGTCGTCGTCGGGATGCTCGTCGGCCCGAACGTGCTCGGGCGGTACGCCCCCGAGTTCGCCATCCCGAGCGGCGACATCGTGACGATACTCGCCGAGATCGGCATCGTCCTCCTCCTGTTTTTCCTCGGACTGGAGTTCAGCCTCGACCGACTCATGGAGGCGAGGCGACGAATCACCGGTGCGGGACTGTTGGACCTCGCCATCAACTTCCCCGTCGGCGTCGGCCTCGGTCTGCTGTTCGGGTGGAACCTACTCGAATCGGTGCTTCTGGGCGGCGTCGTCTACATCTCCTCCAGCGCCGTCATCACGAAGTCGCTCATCGACCTCGGCTGGATCGCCAACCGCGAGAGCGAGCCGATGTTGGGGACGCTCGTGTTCGAGGATCTGTTCATCGCCGTCTACCTCGCCGTCGTCGCCGCGCTCGTCGGCGGCAGCGGCGGTCTCGAAACGGCCGCCGTCGACGTCGCCGTCGCCGTCGCGTTCCTCGGTGTCCTCCTCGCGGGCGTCTGGTTCGGCGGGCCGCTGTTCGAGCGCGTCTTCGACGCGGATTCGAGCGAGCTGTTCGTGCTCCGCGTGCTGGCGATGGCGGTGTTCGTCGCCGGCGTCGCGCTCGCAATCGGCGTGAGCGAAGCCGTGGCGGCGTTCTTCGTCGGGATGGGCTTCTCCAGCACCGACCACGTCGAGCGCATCGAACGGCTGTTGACGCCGGTCCGCGACATCTTCGCGGCCGTCTTCTTCTTCTACATCGGCCTCGGAACCGACCCGCTGCTCGTCGCGACGACGGTCGGACTCCTCGCCGTCGCCGTCGTCGCGACGACGCCGACGAAAGTCGTCTCGGGCTTCTACAGCGGCCGCATCTACGGCCTCGACGACCGGCGTTCGCTCCGCGTCGGGCTCGGGATGGTGACGCGCGGGGAGTTCTCGCTCATCATCGCCACCGTCGCCGCGACGGGGAGCGGGCCGGTGATGACGCAGGTGATTCCGGCGTTCGCCGTCGGCTACGTGCTGGTGATGAGCATCCTCGGAACGGTGCTGATGCAGTACTCGGGAGTGCTCGAGGGGGTACTGGCGCGTCGGTCGGAGGCGGCGGGCTAA
- the argF gene encoding ornithine carbamoyltransferase has product MAAASELETANVLDIDDLSAAEVETVLDRAAALKAGDDDVQFPQATLAMLFEKPSTRTRVSFETGMTKLGGHAIFLGPDDVHLGHGEPVKDTARALSGYVDVIMARLFDHADLEELAEYATVPVVNGLTDDAHPCQTLADLLTIRETFGGFDVDVAWVGDGNNVAQSFVLGCALAGVDLTVATPAGYGIDDSVLSRAAELGGEPETTTDPKAAVADADVVYTDVWVSMGQEDQREEKLAAFDGFQLGATLLADTDAKVMHCLPAHRGEEVTDEVLESERSLVWQQAENRLHAQNGLLAELLS; this is encoded by the coding sequence ATGGCCGCCGCGAGCGAACTGGAGACGGCGAACGTCCTCGACATCGACGACCTCTCGGCGGCGGAGGTCGAGACCGTCCTCGACCGGGCGGCGGCGCTCAAAGCGGGAGACGACGACGTGCAGTTCCCGCAGGCGACGCTGGCGATGCTGTTCGAGAAACCGAGCACCAGGACGAGAGTCTCCTTCGAGACGGGGATGACGAAGCTCGGCGGCCACGCCATCTTCCTCGGTCCCGACGATGTCCACCTCGGCCACGGCGAACCCGTCAAGGATACCGCCCGCGCGCTGTCGGGCTACGTCGACGTCATCATGGCGCGGCTGTTCGACCACGCGGACCTCGAGGAGCTGGCGGAGTACGCCACCGTTCCGGTCGTCAACGGCCTCACCGACGACGCCCACCCCTGCCAGACGCTCGCGGACCTGCTGACCATCCGCGAGACGTTCGGCGGCTTCGACGTCGACGTCGCCTGGGTCGGCGACGGCAACAACGTCGCGCAGTCGTTCGTGCTCGGCTGTGCGCTCGCGGGCGTCGACCTCACGGTGGCGACGCCGGCGGGCTACGGCATCGATGACTCGGTGCTCTCGCGCGCGGCCGAACTCGGCGGCGAACCGGAGACGACGACCGACCCTAAAGCCGCCGTCGCCGACGCGGACGTCGTCTACACGGACGTGTGGGTGAGCATGGGACAGGAAGACCAGCGCGAGGAGAAACTGGCGGCGTTCGACGGGTTCCAACTCGGCGCTACCCTGCTCGCGGACACCGACGCGAAGGTGATGCACTGTCTGCCGGCCCACCGCGGCGAAGAAGTCACCGACGAGGTGCTGGAGTCGGAGCGCTCGCTCGTCTGGCAGCAGGCCGAAAACCGCCTCCACGCCCAGAACGGGTTACTGGCGGAACTACTGTCGTAG
- a CDS encoding [LysW]-lysine hydrolase produces MNTVSAAESDGAYHDALDTEGKRLLYDLVSTPSVSGDEADAAAVLVDFFEAHDREVWVDEVGNVRAPADDSVLLTSHVDTVPGEVPVEIREGDGDEDSPQLWGRGSVDATGPLAAMAVAAVETGVSFVGVVCEETDSRGARHLAETREEPDAVVNGEPSGWDGITLGYRGFLAGTYVATSELGHSSRPENNAIQSAVDWWSRVAEFFAAEDSEGVFDTVTTKPIAFDGGPTADGFAVEATVDVQFRVPPRLTIEDVREVAEGELTDGSVHWQEPIPPVMESPRTDVARAFRVAIRQAGGDPRLLRKTGTSDMNLYAGVWNCPMVTYGPGDSDLDHAPNEHLSLSEFDNSVSVLTAVAERLGGDA; encoded by the coding sequence ATGAACACCGTCAGCGCCGCCGAGAGCGACGGAGCGTATCACGACGCGCTCGACACCGAGGGCAAGCGACTGCTGTACGACCTCGTCTCGACGCCCTCGGTCTCGGGCGACGAGGCCGACGCGGCCGCGGTGCTCGTCGACTTCTTCGAGGCGCACGACCGCGAAGTCTGGGTCGACGAGGTGGGTAACGTCCGCGCGCCCGCCGACGACTCGGTACTCCTCACGTCGCACGTCGACACCGTCCCCGGCGAGGTGCCCGTGGAGATACGCGAGGGCGACGGGGACGAGGACAGCCCCCAACTGTGGGGCCGCGGCAGCGTCGACGCGACGGGACCGCTGGCGGCGATGGCCGTCGCAGCGGTCGAGACCGGCGTGAGCTTCGTCGGCGTCGTCTGCGAGGAGACCGACTCCCGCGGCGCGCGCCACCTCGCCGAGACGCGCGAGGAACCCGACGCCGTCGTCAACGGCGAACCCAGCGGCTGGGACGGTATCACCCTCGGCTACCGCGGCTTCCTCGCGGGGACGTACGTCGCCACGAGCGAACTCGGCCACTCCTCGCGCCCGGAGAACAACGCCATCCAGTCGGCCGTCGACTGGTGGTCGCGGGTCGCGGAGTTCTTCGCGGCCGAGGACTCGGAGGGCGTCTTCGACACGGTGACGACGAAACCCATCGCCTTCGACGGCGGCCCCACGGCGGACGGCTTCGCCGTCGAGGCGACCGTCGACGTCCAGTTCCGCGTGCCCCCGAGGCTCACCATCGAGGACGTGCGCGAAGTCGCGGAGGGGGAGCTCACCGACGGGAGCGTCCACTGGCAGGAGCCCATCCCGCCCGTGATGGAGAGCCCCCGCACCGACGTGGCGCGGGCGTTCCGCGTCGCTATCCGACAGGCCGGCGGCGACCCCCGTCTGCTCCGGAAGACCGGGACGAGCGACATGAACCTCTACGCGGGCGTCTGGAACTGCCCGATGGTCACCTACGGCCCCGGCGACTCGGACCTCGACCACGCCCCGAACGAGCACCTCTCGCTCTCGGAGTTCGACAACTCGGTGTCGGTTCTCACGGCCGTCGCCGAGAGACTCGGAGGCGACGCGTGA
- a CDS encoding aspartate aminotransferase family protein — protein MSGFVFSEKPIQIESGEGMSLYADDGTEYLDFGASYAVAATGHCHPNVVDAVQKQAGELLYVQGSYPVAARTELYDKLATLAPGDISNVWLCNSGTEANEAAMKFARSATGRSKIVATKRGFHGRTLGALAMTWKQKYKKPFEPLAGGVEFVSYGDAEELAEAVDDETAAVFLEPVQGEGGVHPADTEYLRSAREITEDAGSALVFDEIQTGVGRTGSLWACEAAGVTPDVLTTAKGIASGLPLGATLCADWIAEACGDHGSTFSGGPVVCAAANATLDVVVEEDLPTHAGDVGAYLAESLEAATEEHDLPVRDVRGQGLLLGIEVKRGANRILRDLALSEQILALPAGRSVVRLLPPLVAEQEHADRFVEAFAEVLG, from the coding sequence GTGAGCGGCTTCGTCTTCTCGGAGAAGCCCATCCAGATCGAATCGGGCGAGGGGATGTCGCTGTACGCCGACGACGGCACCGAGTACCTCGATTTCGGCGCGAGCTACGCCGTCGCCGCGACGGGGCACTGCCACCCGAACGTCGTCGACGCGGTCCAGAAGCAGGCCGGCGAGTTGCTCTACGTCCAAGGGTCGTACCCCGTCGCCGCGCGCACCGAACTGTACGACAAGTTGGCGACGCTCGCGCCCGGCGATATCTCGAACGTCTGGCTCTGCAACTCCGGTACCGAAGCCAACGAGGCGGCGATGAAGTTCGCTCGCAGCGCGACCGGGCGCTCGAAAATCGTCGCCACGAAGCGCGGCTTCCACGGCCGCACTCTCGGCGCGCTGGCGATGACGTGGAAGCAGAAGTACAAGAAGCCGTTCGAACCGCTCGCCGGCGGCGTCGAGTTCGTCTCCTACGGCGACGCCGAGGAACTGGCCGAAGCGGTCGACGACGAGACGGCCGCCGTCTTCCTCGAACCCGTCCAGGGCGAGGGCGGCGTCCACCCCGCCGACACGGAGTACCTGCGGTCGGCCCGCGAGATAACCGAGGACGCGGGGTCGGCGCTCGTCTTCGACGAGATTCAGACCGGCGTCGGTCGCACCGGGTCGCTGTGGGCCTGCGAGGCCGCGGGCGTCACGCCCGACGTCCTCACCACGGCGAAAGGCATCGCCTCGGGCCTCCCGCTCGGGGCGACGCTCTGTGCCGACTGGATAGCCGAGGCGTGCGGCGACCACGGGTCGACGTTCTCTGGCGGCCCGGTCGTCTGCGCCGCCGCCAACGCCACGCTCGACGTGGTCGTCGAGGAGGACCTCCCGACGCACGCCGGCGACGTGGGCGCGTACCTCGCCGAGTCGCTCGAAGCGGCGACCGAGGAGCACGACCTGCCCGTCCGCGACGTGCGCGGGCAGGGCCTGCTGCTCGGTATCGAGGTCAAACGCGGCGCGAACCGCATTCTACGCGACCTCGCGCTCTCCGAGCAGATACTCGCGCTGCCCGCGGGCCGGTCGGTCGTCCGCCTGCTGCCGCCGCTCGTCGCCGAACAGGAACACGCCGACCGCTTCGTCGAGGCCTTCGCGGAGGTGCTCGGATGA
- a CDS encoding acetylglutamate/acetylaminoadipate kinase: MTQSTYTRDELLAAHEQLVDNDCGTDDDQLYTDGGTSTRTDGGSANRQPPVVVKVGGAKAVDPAGAVSDVAHLVANGRDVVVVHGGSTAVDDTLEALGEEPTYVETPSGVVGRFTDERAMEVFSMVMPGKLNTDLTATLRDAGVDAVGLSGVDGGLLTGKRKSAVRVVENGKKKIKRGDHSGKIESVNSQLLETLLADGYTPVVTVPMLGKEKDGSVTPVNADADRAAAAVAGALGAELVVLTDVSGVYEDPDDEATLVDSAATPEELAALDSAAEGFMTKKVMAAKEALTGGASAVVVSDANVNDPIVSALNGAGTRITPGALGEDAPETTADSVDASALGGDSA, from the coding sequence ATGACACAGAGCACCTACACGCGCGACGAACTGCTCGCGGCCCACGAGCAACTCGTCGACAACGACTGCGGCACAGACGACGACCAACTGTACACCGACGGTGGCACGTCGACCCGAACCGACGGTGGCTCCGCAAACCGACAGCCGCCGGTCGTCGTCAAAGTCGGCGGCGCGAAAGCCGTCGACCCCGCGGGCGCGGTGAGCGACGTGGCGCACCTCGTCGCAAACGGGAGAGACGTCGTCGTCGTCCACGGCGGGTCGACGGCCGTCGACGACACGCTCGAAGCGCTCGGCGAGGAGCCGACGTACGTCGAGACGCCGTCGGGCGTCGTCGGCCGCTTCACCGACGAGCGCGCGATGGAGGTGTTCTCGATGGTGATGCCCGGCAAGCTCAACACCGACCTGACGGCGACGCTCCGCGACGCGGGCGTCGACGCGGTCGGCCTCTCGGGCGTCGACGGCGGCCTCCTGACGGGCAAGCGCAAATCCGCCGTCCGCGTCGTCGAAAATGGGAAAAAGAAGATCAAACGCGGCGACCACTCCGGGAAGATCGAATCGGTCAACTCCCAACTGCTGGAGACGCTGCTCGCGGACGGTTACACGCCGGTCGTCACGGTGCCGATGCTCGGCAAGGAGAAGGATGGCTCCGTCACGCCCGTCAACGCCGACGCCGACCGCGCCGCGGCCGCTGTCGCTGGCGCGCTCGGTGCGGAACTCGTCGTCCTGACCGACGTTTCGGGCGTGTACGAGGACCCCGACGACGAGGCGACGCTCGTTGACTCGGCGGCGACGCCCGAGGAGCTCGCGGCGCTCGACTCGGCTGCCGAGGGGTTCATGACGAAGAAAGTGATGGCGGCGAAGGAGGCGCTAACCGGCGGCGCATCGGCCGTCGTCGTCTCCGACGCGAACGTCAACGACCCTATCGTCTCGGCGCTCAACGGCGCGGGAACGCGCATCACGCCCGGCGCACTCGGCGAGGACGCACCCGAAACCACCGCCGACTCTGTCGACGCCTCGGCGCTCGGAGGTGACTCCGCGTGA
- the argC gene encoding N-acetyl-gamma-glutamyl-phosphate reductase: MSLSATVVGGSGFTGGELLRLLAGHPEFEVAQATSRQYDRKTVGSVHPNLRELDLRFSSPEDLESVDVLFAATPHGVSMEHIDTFRDAADTVVDLSADFRLQTEEQYDEWYDGHVAPEYLEKSVYALPELTRDELPGADLIAAGGCNATATILGLKPLFDAGVLDGDEQVVVDVKVGSSEGGASSGKASSHAERSGVVRPYAPTGHRHEAEIEQFLGLSVSFTVHAVDMVRGASATCHVFPDSPVTKGDLWGAYRESYEDEPFMRTVAGGGGVYRYPEPKAVAGTNFGEVGFEVDPANERLVVFSAIDNMMKGSAGQAVHAANVALGLDETAGLEFTGLHPVGSP, encoded by the coding sequence GTGAGCCTCTCGGCGACCGTCGTCGGCGGCTCCGGTTTCACGGGCGGCGAACTCCTTCGCCTGCTCGCGGGCCACCCCGAGTTCGAGGTCGCGCAGGCGACGAGCCGCCAGTACGACCGCAAGACCGTCGGCTCGGTCCATCCCAACCTCCGCGAACTCGACCTCCGCTTCAGTTCCCCGGAAGACCTCGAATCGGTCGACGTGCTGTTCGCGGCGACGCCCCACGGCGTCTCGATGGAGCACATCGACACCTTTCGGGACGCGGCCGACACCGTCGTCGACCTCTCGGCGGACTTCCGCCTCCAGACGGAAGAGCAGTACGACGAGTGGTACGACGGCCACGTTGCGCCCGAGTACCTGGAGAAATCCGTCTACGCGCTGCCCGAACTGACGCGCGACGAGCTGCCCGGCGCGGACCTCATCGCCGCCGGTGGCTGCAACGCGACGGCGACGATTCTCGGACTCAAACCGCTGTTCGACGCCGGCGTTCTGGACGGCGACGAGCAGGTCGTCGTCGACGTGAAAGTCGGCTCGTCGGAAGGTGGCGCGTCGTCAGGCAAAGCCTCCTCGCACGCCGAGCGCTCGGGCGTCGTCCGCCCGTACGCGCCGACCGGGCACCGCCACGAGGCCGAAATCGAGCAGTTCCTCGGCCTCTCGGTGTCGTTCACCGTCCACGCCGTGGACATGGTGCGCGGGGCGTCGGCGACGTGTCACGTCTTCCCCGACTCGCCCGTCACGAAGGGCGACCTCTGGGGCGCGTACCGCGAGAGCTACGAGGACGAACCGTTCATGCGCACGGTCGCCGGCGGCGGGGGCGTCTACCGCTACCCCGAGCCGAAAGCCGTCGCCGGGACGAACTTCGGGGAGGTCGGCTTCGAGGTCGACCCCGCGAACGAGCGCCTCGTCGTCTTCTCGGCTATCGACAACATGATGAAAGGCTCCGCCGGGCAGGCGGTCCACGCGGCGAACGTCGCGCTCGGACTCGACGAGACCGCCGGACTCGAATTCACCGGCCTGCACCCCGTCGGCTCGCCCTGA
- the lysX gene encoding lysine biosynthesis protein LysX has translation MKIGILYSRIRKDEKLLLSELRERGHDVTKIDVRKHQFGLHDTTAPVDDLDIVVDRCLATSRSLYATRFIESYGVPVVNSPETAEICADKAKNSLALAEAGVPTPETKVAFTKESAMDAIESFGYPCVLKPVVGSWGRLMAKIDSRSAAEAILEHKATLGHYEHKVFYVQEFVEKPGRDIRVVATDGEPVAAMTRSSEHWLTNAAKGGETEEFELDDEALELVEKASDAVGGGLLGVDLMETGDSYTVHEVNHTVEFKALNGTTDVDVPAAVVDWLESKAAEKTAAEALA, from the coding sequence GTGAAGATAGGTATCCTCTACTCGCGCATCCGCAAGGACGAGAAGCTTCTCCTCTCGGAGCTTCGTGAGCGCGGCCACGACGTCACCAAAATCGACGTCCGCAAGCACCAGTTCGGGCTCCACGACACGACCGCGCCCGTCGACGACCTCGACATCGTCGTCGACCGCTGTCTCGCCACGTCGCGCTCGCTGTACGCGACGCGCTTCATCGAGAGCTACGGCGTGCCCGTCGTCAACAGCCCCGAGACCGCCGAAATCTGCGCCGACAAGGCGAAGAACAGCCTCGCGCTCGCTGAGGCGGGCGTGCCCACGCCCGAGACGAAAGTCGCGTTCACGAAGGAGAGCGCAATGGACGCCATCGAGTCGTTCGGCTACCCGTGCGTCCTGAAACCCGTCGTCGGTTCGTGGGGCCGCCTGATGGCGAAGATCGACTCCAGGAGCGCCGCCGAAGCGATTCTGGAGCACAAGGCGACGCTGGGCCACTACGAGCACAAGGTGTTCTACGTCCAGGAGTTCGTCGAGAAGCCCGGCCGCGACATCCGCGTCGTGGCGACCGACGGCGAACCCGTCGCCGCGATGACGCGCTCCTCCGAACACTGGCTCACGAACGCCGCGAAGGGCGGCGAAACGGAGGAGTTCGAGCTGGACGACGAGGCGCTCGAACTCGTCGAGAAGGCCAGCGACGCCGTCGGCGGCGGCCTGCTCGGCGTCGACCTGATGGAGACGGGCGACAGCTACACGGTCCACGAGGTGAACCACACCGTCGAGTTCAAGGCGCTGAACGGGACGACCGACGTCGACGTTCCCGCCGCCGTCGTCGACTGGCTCGAATCGAAAGCGGCCGAGAAGACGGCCGCGGAGGCGCTCGCGTGA
- the lysW gene encoding lysine biosynthesis protein LysW, producing MTEAECAECGATLDLADDLETGEIIDCGTCGAELEVIDVNPPVLDRAPELEEDWGE from the coding sequence ATGACCGAAGCAGAATGCGCCGAGTGCGGGGCCACGCTGGACCTCGCCGACGACCTCGAAACCGGAGAGATAATCGACTGCGGCACCTGCGGTGCGGAACTCGAAGTCATCGACGTCAACCCGCCGGTCCTCGACCGAGCCCCCGAGCTCGAAGAGGACTGGGGGGAGTAG
- the argH gene encoding argininosuccinate lyase, which produces MTEESAGDVIRRDRFSGGPARDFLSSLAADERIFEADLAVDRAHVVMLAEQGIVDDGDAADILVALESVEDAGHAELPDGEDVHEAIEAAVIQRVGEDGGKMHTARSRNDEVATCIRYRLREDVLDAIEGTLALREALRETAAEHTETVMPGYTHLQPAQPVTVAHYLLSYEAAVARDTARLLDAYGRINQSPLGGAAFAGTPFDIDRERTADLLGFDSVLGNSMDASSSRDFLAETLGALATHATTISGLAEDLVIFANKGYVDLSDDYSSTSSIMPQKKNPDTLELVRGTAGDAVGGLTGLLTNLKGLPRAYNRDLQLAHPHAFRAVDAVVNATDVAAGAVATAAWNADELAADAGDGFSTATGVADALAATGMPFRTAHEIVAAAAEGIDDGDDPATTAAKLDAAADDVLGESLWTRVNRETVQAVLDPAESVATRDSLGGPAASAVETQLDEAGTRFDDDAESVAARRDELAEADERLQAEVDSYV; this is translated from the coding sequence ATGACGGAGGAGTCCGCAGGCGACGTCATCCGCCGCGACCGTTTCAGCGGCGGCCCCGCCCGCGACTTCCTCTCCAGCCTCGCGGCCGACGAACGCATCTTCGAGGCCGACCTCGCCGTCGACCGCGCGCACGTCGTGATGCTCGCCGAGCAAGGCATCGTCGACGACGGTGACGCCGCCGATATCCTCGTCGCGCTCGAATCGGTCGAAGACGCGGGACACGCCGAACTGCCCGACGGCGAGGACGTCCACGAGGCCATCGAGGCCGCAGTCATCCAGCGCGTCGGCGAAGACGGCGGGAAGATGCACACCGCCCGCAGTCGCAACGACGAGGTGGCGACATGCATCCGGTACCGCCTGCGCGAGGACGTGCTCGACGCGATAGAAGGAACGCTCGCGCTCCGCGAAGCGCTCCGCGAGACCGCTGCGGAACACACCGAGACGGTGATGCCCGGCTACACGCACCTGCAACCCGCCCAACCCGTCACCGTCGCCCACTACCTGCTGTCGTACGAGGCAGCCGTCGCCCGCGACACGGCCCGTCTTCTGGACGCCTACGGACGCATCAACCAATCGCCCCTGGGCGGTGCGGCGTTCGCGGGCACGCCGTTCGACATCGACCGCGAGCGCACCGCCGACCTGCTCGGCTTCGATTCCGTGCTCGGCAACTCGATGGACGCCTCCTCTTCTCGGGATTTCCTCGCGGAGACGCTCGGCGCGCTCGCGACGCACGCGACGACCATCTCGGGGCTCGCGGAGGACCTCGTCATCTTCGCGAACAAGGGGTACGTCGACCTCTCGGACGACTACTCCTCGACGTCCTCCATCATGCCGCAGAAGAAGAACCCCGACACGCTCGAACTCGTCCGCGGCACCGCGGGCGACGCCGTCGGCGGCCTCACGGGCCTCCTGACGAATCTCAAGGGTCTGCCGCGCGCGTACAACCGCGACCTGCAACTGGCGCACCCGCACGCGTTCCGCGCCGTCGACGCCGTCGTCAACGCGACGGACGTGGCAGCGGGCGCAGTCGCTACCGCGGCGTGGAACGCCGACGAACTGGCCGCGGACGCGGGCGACGGTTTCTCGACGGCGACGGGTGTCGCCGACGCGCTGGCGGCGACGGGGATGCCGTTCCGCACGGCGCACGAGATCGTCGCCGCCGCGGCCGAAGGAATCGACGACGGGGACGACCCGGCAACTACTGCTGCAAAACTTGACGCGGCCGCAGATGACGTTTTAGGGGAGTCCCTCTGGACGCGCGTGAACCGCGAGACCGTCCAAGCCGTGCTCGACCCCGCCGAGAGCGTCGCGACTCGCGACTCGCTCGGCGGCCCCGCGGCGTCGGCGGTCGAGACGCAACTCGACGAGGCGGGGACGCGCTTCGACGACGATGCCGAATCGGTCGCCGCACGGCGCGACGAACTGGCCGAAGCCGACGAGAGATTGCAGGCGGAGGTCGACAGCTATGTCTGA